The Borreliella andersonii genome has a segment encoding these proteins:
- the motB gene encoding flagellar motor protein MotB: MALRIKKPSKCDEGFPDYMLTYGDMVTLLLVFFVTMFSLNDIIFQENVIRIMSASFTGAGFFKGGKTLDFSKLSYLSNSFMSLPSTVRNKQASQTAKNKSMIEFIEKIQSKNIVVRQEERGIVISLAADAFFDSASADVKLEENRDSIQKIASFIGVLSSRGYNFKIEGHTDNIDTDVNGPWKSNWELSAARSVNMLEHILNYLDQSDVKSIENNFEVSGFGGSRPIATDDTPEGRAYNRRIDILITTDASLSFPKEIKQ; this comes from the coding sequence ATGGCTTTGCGAATTAAGAAACCTTCAAAATGTGATGAAGGATTTCCAGATTATATGTTAACTTATGGAGACATGGTTACTTTGTTGCTTGTGTTTTTTGTTACAATGTTTTCGTTAAATGATATTATTTTTCAAGAAAACGTAATAAGAATAATGTCTGCTTCTTTTACAGGTGCGGGATTTTTTAAGGGTGGTAAAACTTTAGATTTTAGTAAATTATCTTATTTGAGTAATAGTTTTATGTCTTTGCCTTCTACTGTGCGCAATAAACAAGCATCTCAGACTGCTAAAAATAAATCTATGATTGAATTTATTGAGAAGATTCAGTCTAAAAATATTGTAGTTAGACAAGAAGAAAGAGGTATTGTGATATCTCTTGCAGCGGATGCATTTTTTGATTCTGCTAGTGCAGATGTTAAGCTTGAAGAGAATAGGGATTCTATTCAAAAAATAGCATCTTTTATTGGTGTTTTAAGTTCTAGAGGCTATAATTTTAAAATAGAAGGGCATACAGACAATATTGATACTGATGTAAATGGACCTTGGAAAAGCAATTGGGAACTTTCGGCTGCTAGATCTGTTAATATGCTAGAACATATTTTAAACTATTTAGATCAATCCGATGTTAAAAGCATTGAAAATAATTTTGAAGTATCTGGTTTTGGTGGAAGTAGACCTATTGCAACAGACGATACTCCCGAGGGCAGAGCTTATAATAGAAGAATTGATATATTAATTACTACGGATGCATCTTTAAGTTTCCCTAAGGAAATTAAGCAGTAA
- a CDS encoding flagellar FlbD family protein has protein sequence MIFVTKLNGDGYYLNPYHIESIEANPDTTILLMNGKKLIVKEKVEEVVNRIKLYRKEVASFEKILEEGNGGVEL, from the coding sequence ATGATTTTTGTAACTAAGCTTAATGGTGATGGATATTATTTAAATCCTTATCATATTGAAAGTATTGAGGCTAATCCCGATACCACAATTCTTCTTATGAACGGTAAGAAGTTGATTGTGAAAGAAAAAGTTGAAGAGGTGGTTAATAGGATTAAGTTGTATAGGAAAGAAGTTGCTTCTTTTGAAAAAATTTTAGAAGAAGGAAATGGGGGCGTTGAATTATGA
- a CDS encoding motility protein A: MNLASILGWGVGFGAILISMAFTPTGLGVFWDLSSVFITVVGSFSALMASSEVVAVKKIPTYLGFFFRRNSYAKVSIIKILVELSEKARKEGLLSLDDELEQINDPFFKSGMRLVVDGADPEVIRTMLYLELDQMQERHKVGSDLFKTWAKLAPAFGMTGTLIGLVALLGNLEDKSALGSSMAVALITTLYGTIMANLMFTPVQLKLEKIDTEEAAVKTMIIEGVLSIQSGDNPRILEQKLMTFLTPKDRSQLSNSIGGE, from the coding sequence ATGAATTTAGCTAGTATACTTGGGTGGGGGGTTGGATTTGGAGCTATTTTAATTTCTATGGCATTCACTCCTACAGGACTTGGTGTTTTTTGGGATTTAAGCTCTGTTTTTATTACTGTTGTTGGATCTTTTTCTGCTCTTATGGCTTCATCAGAAGTTGTTGCTGTAAAAAAAATTCCAACGTATTTGGGATTTTTCTTTAGAAGAAATTCATATGCTAAGGTTTCCATTATAAAAATATTAGTAGAGCTTTCAGAAAAGGCTAGAAAAGAAGGTCTTTTATCTCTTGATGATGAACTTGAACAAATTAATGATCCATTTTTTAAGTCGGGGATGAGGCTTGTTGTTGATGGTGCGGATCCTGAAGTAATTAGAACTATGCTTTATTTAGAGCTTGATCAAATGCAAGAAAGGCATAAAGTTGGTTCAGATCTTTTTAAAACTTGGGCAAAGCTTGCTCCAGCTTTTGGTATGACGGGTACTCTTATTGGGCTTGTAGCTCTTCTTGGCAATCTAGAGGATAAATCTGCGCTTGGTTCTTCTATGGCTGTTGCTCTTATTACAACTCTTTATGGAACTATAATGGCAAATTTAATGTTTACTCCTGTTCAACTTAAGTTGGAAAAAATTGATACTGAGGAGGCTGCAGTAAAAACAATGATAATTGAAGGTGTTTTATCAATTCAGTCTGGAGATAATCCTAGGATTTTAGAGCAAAAATTAATGACGTTTTTAACTCCCAAAGATCGAAGCCAGCTTAGTAATAGCATTGGGGGTGAGTAA
- a CDS encoding flagellar hook-length control protein FliK encodes MNNLVNLSKAYGNKLNLLDTIKGLNLNVSKMGSRGNVSSFLNVMSFESKKLAKAKFMIFDFLNFFKDNGVVAKNLKKSPLNKSLFLKKLENDAFVSDLKSLITRMRVFLDFEGLNSIKENLSFNFDLLGKEKFFEKIERLCLAFNDLSSFFGFDFLTAFVDDYYNQIDLNDKKEEKNVINIDVKNFKKNNSEHNEFVFSKFSLNAIDGQNFVDKYKVKEISNDSFKGFVEEFANYNIKNFKEVEGFDFISSLKPEWNLKINKNIVDKAKVVLKSNNTGEIKLVLKPKELGSIRINLNLDSNNNLLGKIVVDNQNVKMLFDQNMHSLNKMLGESGFNANLNLFLAGENLNSFTGNFKDHSRDQNFHFGYNKFFQIEEEVEFSYDVDKNVNLIV; translated from the coding sequence ATGAATAATTTAGTAAATTTAAGTAAAGCTTATGGTAACAAGTTAAATCTTTTGGATACAATTAAAGGGTTAAATTTAAATGTTTCTAAAATGGGATCTAGAGGAAATGTAAGTTCTTTTTTAAATGTTATGTCTTTTGAATCTAAAAAATTAGCTAAGGCAAAGTTTATGATATTTGATTTTTTAAATTTTTTTAAAGACAATGGAGTTGTTGCTAAAAATTTAAAAAAATCCCCTTTAAATAAATCCCTTTTCTTAAAGAAACTTGAAAATGATGCTTTTGTTTCTGATTTGAAATCTTTGATTACTAGAATGCGTGTTTTTTTAGATTTTGAAGGTTTAAATAGCATTAAAGAAAATTTATCATTCAATTTTGATTTACTAGGTAAAGAAAAATTTTTTGAAAAAATCGAAAGACTTTGTTTGGCTTTTAATGACTTGAGTTCTTTTTTTGGTTTTGATTTTTTAACTGCTTTTGTTGATGATTATTATAATCAGATAGACTTAAATGACAAAAAGGAAGAAAAGAATGTTATTAACATTGATGTGAAAAACTTCAAAAAGAATAATAGTGAACATAATGAATTTGTTTTTTCAAAGTTTAGCTTAAATGCAATTGATGGTCAAAATTTTGTTGATAAGTATAAGGTTAAAGAAATATCAAACGACTCTTTTAAAGGCTTTGTTGAAGAATTTGCTAATTATAATATAAAAAACTTTAAAGAAGTTGAAGGTTTTGATTTTATCAGCAGTTTAAAGCCGGAGTGGAATCTTAAGATTAATAAAAATATTGTGGATAAAGCTAAAGTTGTGTTAAAATCGAATAATACAGGAGAGATTAAGTTGGTTTTAAAGCCCAAAGAGCTTGGTAGTATACGAATTAATTTAAACCTTGATTCGAATAATAATTTATTGGGAAAAATTGTAGTGGATAATCAGAATGTTAAAATGCTTTTTGACCAAAATATGCATTCATTAAATAAAATGCTTGGTGAGAGTGGTTTTAATGCTAACTTAAATCTTTTTCTTGCGGGTGAGAATTTAAATTCTTTTACTGGAAATTTTAAAGATCACTCTAGGGATCAAAATTTTCATTTTGGTTATAATAAATTTTTTCAAATTGAAGAAGAAGTTGAATTTTCTTACGATGTAGATAAAAATGTTAATTTAATTGTTTAG
- the flgE gene encoding flagellar hook protein FlgE, with protein MMRSLYSGVSGLQNHQTRMDVVGNNIANVNTIGFKKGRVNFQDMILQSISGASRPTDTRGGTNPKQVGLGMNVASIDTIHTQGAFQSTQKASDLGVSGNGFFILKEGKNLFYTRAGAFDVDSDRHLVNPANGMRIQGWMARDLEGERVINTASDIEDLIIPIGDKEGAKSTKNVTFACNLDKRLPLIQEGASPADIARGTWVVNKSLYDSFGNVSVLELRVVKDLNTPNLWNATVLINGEQNSSFTLGFDNEGALASLNGQPGQKGDILQIPITFNVLGANVGEVGEQQTVNLKLGTIGSYTDSITQFADSSSTKAIIQDGYGMGYMENYEIDQNGVIVGIYSNGIRRDLGKIALASFMNPGGLAKAGDTNFVETSNSGQARIGETGLAGLGDIRSGVLEMANVDLAEQFTDMIVTQRGFQANAKTITTSDQLLQELVRLKN; from the coding sequence ATGATGAGATCTTTATATTCTGGTGTTTCTGGGCTTCAGAATCATCAAACAAGAATGGATGTTGTTGGTAACAATATAGCTAATGTAAATACAATTGGCTTTAAAAAAGGAAGAGTAAATTTTCAGGACATGATATTGCAATCTATTTCTGGAGCTTCTCGTCCTACTGATACTCGTGGTGGGACTAATCCCAAGCAAGTTGGATTGGGCATGAATGTTGCTTCAATTGACACTATTCACACTCAAGGAGCTTTTCAAAGCACTCAAAAAGCATCTGATCTTGGGGTTAGTGGCAATGGATTTTTTATTTTAAAAGAAGGTAAAAATTTGTTTTATACGAGAGCTGGTGCTTTTGATGTGGACTCTGATAGGCATCTTGTAAATCCTGCAAATGGAATGCGAATTCAAGGTTGGATGGCAAGAGATTTAGAAGGTGAAAGGGTTATAAATACAGCTTCTGATATTGAGGATTTGATTATTCCTATTGGAGATAAAGAGGGGGCAAAGTCTACCAAAAATGTTACTTTTGCTTGTAATCTTGATAAGAGATTGCCCTTAATTCAAGAAGGTGCAAGTCCTGCAGATATTGCACGTGGAACTTGGGTTGTCAATAAATCATTGTATGACAGCTTTGGAAATGTTAGTGTTCTTGAACTTAGAGTTGTAAAAGATTTAAATACGCCTAATTTATGGAATGCAACAGTGTTAATAAATGGTGAACAAAATTCAAGTTTTACACTTGGGTTTGACAATGAAGGAGCATTGGCGTCTTTAAATGGTCAGCCAGGTCAGAAAGGAGATATTCTTCAAATTCCTATAACATTTAATGTTTTGGGTGCAAATGTAGGTGAAGTTGGTGAGCAGCAAACTGTAAATTTGAAATTAGGAACAATTGGAAGCTATACTGATTCAATTACTCAGTTTGCTGATTCTAGTAGCACAAAGGCCATTATTCAGGATGGATATGGTATGGGATATATGGAGAATTATGAAATTGATCAAAATGGTGTTATAGTTGGCATTTATTCAAATGGTATAAGACGAGATCTTGGTAAAATTGCTCTTGCTTCTTTTATGAATCCCGGGGGACTTGCAAAAGCAGGTGATACTAATTTTGTAGAAACAAGCAATTCAGGTCAAGCTAGAATAGGCGAAACCGGACTTGCTGGACTTGGTGATATTAGATCTGGTGTTTTAGAAATGGCTAATGTTGATCTTGCAGAGCAGTTTACAGATATGATAGTAACCCAAAGAGGATTTCAGGCAAACGCCAAAACCATTACCACCTCTGATCAATTGTTGCAAGAACTTGTAAGATTGAAAAATTAA
- a CDS encoding flagellar protein translates to MNNFLSFFFRVFFLLFLIVILFFFVLFFINFIGMYNTKRYFPEFVRTKLLGEASLVFDHNSNIILDEARLVKEREAIDIKNQQIEKLKEDLKLKEDSLSKLEFELKQKQKDLDLKQKVIDDIINKYNDEEANILQTAVYLMNMPPEDAVKRLEDLNPELAISYMRKIEELSKKEGRLSIVPYWLSLMDSKKAAILIRKMSVSSLE, encoded by the coding sequence GTGAATAATTTTTTATCGTTCTTTTTTAGGGTATTTTTTTTGCTATTTTTAATTGTTATTTTATTTTTCTTTGTATTATTTTTCATTAATTTTATTGGAATGTATAATACTAAAAGATATTTTCCTGAATTTGTAAGAACTAAGCTTTTAGGAGAAGCTTCTTTGGTTTTTGATCATAATTCTAATATAATTCTTGATGAAGCTAGACTTGTGAAAGAAAGAGAAGCTATTGATATTAAGAATCAGCAGATTGAAAAGCTTAAAGAAGATCTAAAGTTAAAAGAAGATAGCTTAAGTAAGCTTGAATTCGAGCTTAAGCAAAAACAGAAAGATTTAGATTTAAAGCAAAAGGTAATAGATGACATTATAAATAAATATAATGATGAGGAAGCAAATATTTTACAAACAGCTGTATATTTAATGAATATGCCACCAGAAGATGCTGTTAAGCGGCTTGAGGATTTAAATCCTGAACTTGCAATATCTTATATGCGAAAAATTGAAGAGCTTTCTAAAAAAGAGGGTCGTTTATCAATTGTTCCTTATTGGTTATCTCTTATGGATTCTAAAAAAGCTGCTATTCTGATTAGAAAAATGTCTGTTAGTTCATTGGAGTAG
- the flgD gene encoding flagellar hook assembly protein FlgD yields the protein MNKINALENVSNLSIGSKVKKKIDFNVENISNKVNLGKDDFLKLLITQLRYQDPTNPMKDKEFIAQMAQFSALEQMTNMSKSFEKLSSSLEIRKDLDLLGKVIKFQHGDGEIVEGRVTNIKAGAIPQVMVNGNYYAYKNILSVGLEE from the coding sequence GTGAATAAAATAAACGCTTTGGAAAATGTTTCTAATTTAAGTATTGGTAGTAAAGTTAAAAAAAAAATAGATTTTAATGTTGAGAATATATCTAATAAGGTTAATCTTGGCAAGGACGATTTTTTAAAGTTGCTTATTACTCAACTTAGGTATCAAGATCCTACAAATCCGATGAAAGACAAGGAATTTATTGCTCAAATGGCACAATTTTCGGCTCTTGAGCAAATGACTAATATGAGTAAGTCATTTGAAAAACTTTCATCTTCTTTGGAAATAAGAAAAGATTTGGATTTATTAGGGAAAGTAATTAAATTCCAACATGGTGATGGGGAGATTGTTGAGGGTCGTGTCACAAACATTAAGGCAGGCGCAATACCTCAAGTTATGGTTAATGGTAATTATTATGCATATAAAAACATATTATCGGTAGGTTTGGAGGAGTAA